One genomic segment of Methanothermococcus okinawensis IH1 includes these proteins:
- a CDS encoding DUF1786 domain-containing protein, which produces MDILCIDIGKGTQDIIYFNTKKNRKNIENAIKLILPSPTSMIANNIRNMNEDLRIDGKIMGGGPVNKAIENHIQKGFKVEISKRAAKTIRDDLDEVVKKGIIIKDEIKNPNIIFRDLDFNMLKNIFNAFGKEFKPDFVCVACQDHGFVKGQSDRITRFKYFKEQLQKTTNPYEYLFLDNDSCNLSLFSRFKSILKTLNENNYKGFVMDSKIASICGILNYATENNINEFVGLDIGNGHTLGVSIKDGEVKGIFEHHTKLLTPEKLKNIVDKLSNGTLINEEIFNDNGHGAAVVDKINPEDILIAGPNRSLFKKYGKYAYPGGDVMITGCVGLLKAFEYNFGEK; this is translated from the coding sequence ATGGACATATTATGCATAGATATTGGGAAGGGCACTCAGGATATAATCTATTTCAATACTAAAAAAAACAGAAAAAACATAGAAAATGCCATAAAATTAATACTCCCATCACCAACAAGCATGATTGCAAATAATATAAGAAACATGAACGAAGATTTAAGAATAGATGGAAAAATAATGGGGGGAGGTCCAGTAAATAAGGCAATCGAAAATCATATTCAAAAAGGTTTTAAGGTTGAAATCTCCAAAAGAGCGGCAAAAACTATTAGAGACGATTTAGATGAAGTTGTAAAAAAAGGAATAATTATAAAGGACGAAATAAAAAATCCAAATATCATATTTAGAGATTTAGATTTTAACATGCTAAAAAATATTTTTAATGCATTTGGTAAAGAATTTAAACCTGATTTTGTGTGTGTTGCCTGTCAAGACCACGGTTTTGTTAAGGGGCAAAGTGATAGAATTACAAGATTTAAATATTTTAAGGAACAATTGCAAAAAACTACAAATCCCTATGAATATTTATTTTTAGATAATGATAGTTGCAATTTATCTTTATTTTCAAGATTTAAAAGCATACTAAAAACATTAAATGAAAATAACTACAAAGGATTTGTAATGGACAGTAAGATAGCATCTATATGTGGAATACTAAATTATGCCACTGAAAATAATATAAATGAATTTGTGGGTCTTGATATTGGAAACGGACATACTTTGGGGGTTTCCATTAAAGATGGTGAGGTAAAAGGAATATTTGAACACCACACGAAATTATTAACACCTGAAAAATTAAAAAATATTGTTGATAAACTTTCAAATGGAACCTTAATCAACGAAGAAATATTCAACGATAACGGGCATGGTGCAGCAGTTGTCGATAAAATAAATCCTGAGGATATATTAATTGCAGGACCAAATAGAAGTTTATTTAAGAAGTATGGAAAATATGCCTATCCCGGTGGAGATGTGATGATTACGGGATGTGTAGGTCTTTTAAAGGCTTTTGAGTATAATTTTGGTGAAAAATAA
- the hisB gene encoding imidazoleglycerol-phosphate dehydratase HisB: MRVFEIKRKTGETDINLKINIDGTGKYDINTGISFFDHVLSSFAKHGSFDLYLNANGDLEVDDHHTVEDIGICMGMALNKIEKKNIKRFGWAIVPMDEARAMVSIDLGGRSYVVGDYMPHRDKVGELSTENIIHFFESIANNGNLNIHFEVIGKNEHHKIEALFKAFGIALDNATRIDERKGIISTKGVI; the protein is encoded by the coding sequence TTGCGGGTTTTTGAAATTAAAAGAAAAACGGGTGAAACCGATATAAATTTAAAGATAAATATAGATGGCACTGGAAAATATGACATAAATACAGGAATATCTTTTTTTGACCATGTGTTATCATCCTTTGCAAAACACGGCTCTTTTGATTTGTATTTAAATGCTAATGGGGATTTAGAAGTGGACGACCATCATACTGTTGAGGATATCGGCATTTGTATGGGAATGGCACTTAACAAAATTGAAAAGAAAAATATAAAAAGATTTGGATGGGCTATTGTTCCAATGGACGAAGCAAGAGCCATGGTTTCAATTGATTTGGGTGGAAGGTCTTATGTTGTTGGAGACTATATGCCACATAGAGATAAGGTGGGTGAGCTCTCAACTGAAAATATAATCCATTTTTTTGAATCTATCGCAAACAATGGAAACTTGAATATACATTTTGAAGTTATTGGAAAAAACGAACATCATAAAATAGAAGCACTATTTAAGGCTTTTGGTATAGCACTTGATAATGCCACTCGTATTGATGAGAGAAAAGGTATTATAAGCACCAAAGGAGTTATTTAA
- a CDS encoding DHH family phosphoesterase, which produces MITNIFKDKESIQRYRSILKKITERIKNHNGLIRVITHHDTDGLTSGALIIKMLYRLNKEFHLSIVEYLSKEFVDKLGEEYNNRYNNNDNNNNNNEDNILYIFCDMGSSRINDILNQGLNAIILDHHPPVINDLEVKEIYQLNAHILGINGAKEISASGVCYLVAREFGFYDLSALAITGAIGDMQHKPFSGMNKYIINEAREHRYLTGILKDIIYNCYDLPVWKSMLYNTQPYIRELNNKEKIINFLKKLNIDPEKRNLNEEDRQKLKIALMPYVEKEEDIIVDRYVIKHKVDDAFYLSELLNACGRKGLGSVGIGAAVEDDECINIAKDIYIEYKEEIIQEIRNTQINSLNNIEYFFGKKGMVGIIASLFVKDKPVLGIYEEGEYYKISSRGNKNLVNEGLNLSEAMKIAYKFGGNGGGHNVASGARVPKIHLDEFLKEVDEIVGKQLKK; this is translated from the coding sequence ATGATAACAAATATATTTAAGGACAAGGAAAGTATTCAGAGATATAGGTCTATTTTAAAGAAGATTACAGAAAGGATTAAAAATCATAATGGGTTGATTAGAGTAATTACACATCACGATACAGATGGACTAACCTCCGGAGCTCTGATTATAAAAATGCTTTATAGATTAAATAAGGAGTTTCATCTTTCTATCGTAGAATATTTATCAAAGGAATTTGTGGATAAACTTGGTGAAGAATATAATAATAGATATAATAATAACGATAATAACAACAATAACAATGAAGACAATATATTGTATATATTTTGTGATATGGGGAGCTCCCGTATAAATGATATATTAAATCAAGGATTGAATGCTATTATATTAGACCATCATCCGCCTGTAATAAATGATTTGGAAGTTAAGGAAATTTATCAATTAAACGCCCATATTCTTGGCATAAATGGGGCTAAGGAAATTTCTGCAAGTGGAGTATGTTATTTGGTTGCAAGAGAATTCGGTTTTTATGATTTGAGTGCTTTGGCAATTACTGGGGCTATCGGTGATATGCAACATAAACCATTCTCTGGAATGAACAAATATATAATAAACGAAGCTCGGGAACATAGGTATTTAACAGGTATTTTAAAGGATATAATCTATAATTGCTATGATTTACCCGTTTGGAAGTCCATGTTATACAACACTCAACCGTATATTAGGGAGCTCAACAATAAAGAAAAAATCATTAATTTTTTGAAAAAACTAAATATAGACCCAGAAAAAAGAAACCTTAATGAAGAGGATAGGCAAAAATTGAAAATTGCACTTATGCCGTATGTAGAAAAGGAAGAGGACATTATTGTAGATAGATATGTTATAAAACATAAAGTGGATGATGCATTTTATCTATCGGAGCTCCTAAATGCATGCGGTAGAAAAGGATTGGGTTCAGTTGGTATCGGAGCTGCGGTTGAGGATGACGAATGTATAAACATTGCAAAGGACATTTACATCGAATATAAGGAGGAAATCATACAGGAGATAAGAAATACTCAAATAAACTCACTAAATAATATAGAATACTTCTTTGGAAAAAAAGGCATGGTAGGTATTATAGCATCATTATTTGTGAAGGATAAGCCAGTTTTAGGTATTTATGAAGAGGGGGAATATTATAAAATATCATCGAGAGGCAACAAAAACCTTGTAAATGAAGGATTAAACCTTTCAGAAGCAATGAAAATCGCATATAAATTTGGAGGAAATGGAGGAGGACATAATGTAGCATCTGGTGCCAGAGTTCCAAAAATTCATTTAGATGAATTTTTAAAAGAAGTTGATGAAATCGTTGGAAAACAGCTTAAAAAGTAA
- a CDS encoding TIGR00296 family protein: protein MEKLTLEEGTFAVKFARTVIENYLTGKDTTLCDFPEKFNEPRGVFVSLHTYPEHNLRGCIGIPEPVMPLIEALKEASISAAVSDPRFPPVSLSELDEIVIEVSILTVPKLIEVDDPTEYLEKIEIGRDGLIIEYGAYRGLLLPQVPVEFNWDVAQYLANLCLKAGMPPDTWLKRNVNIYSFQAQIFEEIKPNSQVVEKTMYSGCQ, encoded by the coding sequence ATGGAGAAATTAACACTTGAAGAAGGAACTTTTGCAGTTAAATTTGCACGAACAGTTATTGAAAATTATTTAACAGGTAAAGATACGACACTCTGTGATTTTCCTGAAAAATTTAATGAACCAAGAGGGGTTTTTGTATCCTTACATACCTATCCTGAACATAATTTAAGAGGATGTATTGGAATACCTGAACCTGTAATGCCCTTAATTGAAGCATTAAAAGAGGCCTCAATAAGTGCAGCAGTTAGTGACCCAAGATTTCCCCCTGTAAGCCTAAGCGAACTGGATGAAATTGTTATTGAAGTTAGCATATTGACTGTTCCAAAATTAATAGAAGTGGATGACCCCACCGAATATTTAGAAAAAATAGAAATTGGTAGGGATGGACTGATTATAGAATATGGGGCATATAGGGGATTATTATTGCCACAAGTGCCAGTTGAATTTAATTGGGATGTTGCCCAATATTTAGCAAATTTGTGTTTAAAAGCAGGTATGCCACCAGATACTTGGTTAAAGCGTAATGTAAATATATATTCATTCCAAGCACAGATATTTGAAGAAATAAAGCCAAATTCCCAAGTTGTAGAAAAAACTATGTATTCTGGTTGTCAGTAA